One segment of Paraburkholderia caribensis DNA contains the following:
- a CDS encoding methyl-accepting chemotaxis protein, which produces MKKNLTIKTRLFVGFLSMAAIAVVISVVSLFSLASTTQAFGQYVHGIDARAQVAAELRAAVDRRAIAARNLVLVTTQADFDLETAAVKRAHEDVGIKLKQLNDMINSASDTSETARSLAAEMNRVEGLYGPVALNIVGLALNKHHDEAIREMDDHCRPLLAALVKATDDYASYTKKRQGEIVQNFEERYAMLRNAILGVSALAILASLVLAIRMVRSITQPITRAVEVARTVATGDLTSRIVVDRDDEAGELLKALRDMNDRLTETVGRVRSSSASVSTATNEIATGNSDLSRRTEAQAASLQETAASMEQLTSTVKQNADSAQHAKSLASNASEISQRGSHTVERVVTTMEAISSSSGKIAEITGIIEGISFQTNILALNAAVEAARAGEEGRGFAVVAGEVRSLAQRSAQAAKEIKELIARSVQEIQSGASLADDAGRTMADVNRAVARVSEIIAEIAAASEEQGRGIEQVNQAISQMDTVTQQNAALVEQASAASQSLRHQGRELDDTVSSFKLAVA; this is translated from the coding sequence ATGAAAAAGAACTTGACCATCAAGACAAGGCTGTTCGTCGGTTTTCTGTCCATGGCGGCCATCGCCGTTGTCATTTCCGTTGTTTCGCTATTCAGCCTTGCCAGCACGACGCAGGCATTCGGCCAGTACGTGCATGGCATCGACGCGCGCGCGCAGGTGGCGGCCGAGTTGCGCGCGGCCGTCGATCGTCGCGCGATCGCCGCGCGCAATCTGGTGCTCGTCACGACCCAGGCAGATTTCGACCTCGAGACGGCCGCGGTGAAACGCGCGCATGAGGATGTCGGCATCAAGCTCAAGCAGCTGAACGACATGATCAACAGCGCGAGCGACACGAGCGAAACCGCGCGTTCGCTGGCCGCCGAAATGAATCGCGTCGAAGGGCTTTATGGGCCCGTTGCGCTTAACATCGTGGGCCTCGCGCTGAACAAACATCACGATGAGGCGATCAGGGAAATGGACGACCATTGCCGTCCGCTGCTGGCCGCGCTCGTCAAGGCAACCGACGACTACGCGAGCTACACGAAGAAGCGCCAGGGCGAGATCGTGCAGAACTTCGAGGAGCGCTATGCGATGCTGCGCAACGCCATTCTCGGCGTGAGCGCGCTGGCGATACTCGCATCGCTCGTGCTTGCCATACGCATGGTGCGCTCGATCACGCAACCTATCACGCGCGCCGTCGAAGTCGCGCGCACTGTTGCGACGGGCGACCTGACAAGCCGTATCGTCGTCGACCGCGATGACGAAGCAGGCGAACTGCTGAAGGCGTTGCGCGACATGAACGACCGGCTCACCGAAACGGTCGGCCGTGTGCGATCGAGCAGCGCAAGCGTCTCCACGGCGACGAACGAGATCGCCACGGGCAACAGCGACCTTAGCCGCCGCACGGAGGCGCAGGCTGCATCGTTGCAGGAGACGGCGGCGAGCATGGAACAGTTGACCTCGACCGTCAAGCAGAACGCCGACAGCGCGCAGCATGCGAAGTCGCTGGCGTCGAACGCGTCGGAGATTTCCCAGCGAGGCAGCCACACCGTCGAACGCGTGGTGACGACGATGGAAGCGATCAGCTCCAGCTCGGGCAAGATCGCGGAGATCACCGGGATCATCGAAGGCATTTCGTTCCAGACGAACATTCTCGCTCTGAACGCTGCTGTCGAGGCGGCGCGCGCAGGCGAGGAAGGCCGCGGCTTCGCGGTGGTCGCAGGCGAAGTGCGCAGTCTCGCGCAGCGCTCGGCGCAAGCGGCAAAGGAGATCAAGGAACTGATTGCACGCTCGGTGCAAGAGATCCAGAGCGGCGCGTCTCTCGCAGATGACGCAGGCCGTACGATGGCCGATGTGAACCGGGCTGTCGCGCGCGTTTCCGAAATTATCGCGGAGATCGCTGCGGCTTCAGAAGAGCAAGGGCGAGGCATCGAACAGGTCAACCAGGCGATCTCGCAGATGGACACGGTGACGCAGCAGAACGCGGCGCTGGTGGAACAGGCTTCGGCTGCCTCGCAATCGCTGCGGCATCAGGGCCGCGAACTCGACGATACCGTTTCTTCGTTCAAGCTCGCCGTGGCTTGA